The following proteins are co-located in the Betta splendens chromosome 9, fBetSpl5.4, whole genome shotgun sequence genome:
- the LOC129604570 gene encoding uncharacterized protein LOC129604570 yields MFWADSPVGFIPTSSTATSCAHAPTATTSAAPATTSVRTLRSNAPVAPEIRLPMVEVAGPEGSMLVHRPWTSADIADFAHTLPDITVSGKTFGANLLAFCQEYRPTGAEIRRILAKRLSACEYQKLARQLPDVTPALKHKDWTNNLNDGFVTAVRTLVTHLETAFPDKVCMIKVTTCKQQPEELVDDFVHHLTPTYNTHGGVHPPPEGVGGLICSAYESHLCALVMKGLLPEVFDAVKQSYIGWKEEARLSDLTRHARHAYDTLQQKKMAKKEKQQSELYLPSLEMFSAMHNNNRGAGRFRGRGQGRDFRRNWPNRDTGGASGNPGNACHICGEMGHWK; encoded by the coding sequence ATGTTCTGGGCCGattcacctgtcggcttcattcctacatcatccactgccacaaGCTGTGCCCATGCACCAACTGCTACTACGAGTGCTGCCCctgcaactaccagcgttcgtacTCTAAGGAGCAACgcaccagtagctccagaaatccgcttgcccatggtggaagtggccggccctgaaggaagcatgttagtgcacagaccatggactagcgctgacatagctgactttgctcacactcttccagacatcactgtatccggaaagacattcggtgccaaccttctggctttctgccaggagtacagacccactggagctgagatccgtcgcatcctggccaagcgtctttcagcctgtgaataccaaaagctggctagacaattgcctgatgtgacacctgctctcaaacacaaagactggacaaacaacttaaatgatggattcgttaccgcagtgaggacgcttgtcacccacctcgaaactgcgttccccgacaaagtctgtatgattaaagtcactacatgcaaacaacaaccagaggaattagttgatgactttgttcaccacCTCACCCCCACATACAACACTCACGGAGGAGTTCATCCTCCccctgaaggagtgggaggactcatctgttcagcatacgagagtcacctgtgtgcactggtgatgaaaggcttactccctgaagtttttgacgccgtgaagcagtcatacatcggatggaaagaagaagcgcgtctgtctgacctcacaagacacgcacgccatgcttacgacactctccagcagaagaagatggcgaagaaggaaaaacaacagagcgaattgtatctgccatccttggagatgttctctgcgatgcataacaacaacagaggagcgggcaggtttcgcgggcgaggacaaggaagagacttcagacggaattggcccaacagagacacaggaggcgcgTCTGGAAATCCAGGAAACGCCTGCCAcatctgcggcgagatgggacactggaagTAG